From Mesorhizobium sp. Pch-S:
GCCACGCCCATATCGTCGGCGAAGCCTATGGAATTGCCGACGTGATGACCTGGCCGTGGATCCACGCCGGGCTCACCAAGCTCGGGCTCTCGCTCGACGCCACGCCCAGCCTCGCACGCTGGTACATGGCCATCGGCGCGCGGCCTGCCGTGCTGCGCGGCCTCGTCGTGCCGCGGCTGCCAGCCCACCACTGATCCCTCAAACATCATTCGCATTCTTTTCAAAGGAGGCTCCCATGGAGACCCTGTTCGTACCCCTGTCCCTGTTCGCCGGCGGCCTGCTCGCCGTCCAGGCCGGCGCCAATGCACAGCTCTCGAAGGCCATCGGTTCGCCCTTCGCGGCGACCACGCTGCAGCTCACGGTCGGCACCGGACTGCTGCTGCTGATCGCCCTGTTCACCGGCACGCTGGCCGCGCTCGGCGCCTTGCCGCAGGCTGAATGGTGGCACCTCATCGGCGGCACCGCCTCGGCGATCTATGTCGTCTCGACCATCGTGCTGTTCCCCCGCCTCGGCGCCGTCGTCTCGGTCGGACTGTTCATCGCCGGGCAGATGCTCGCCTCGCTTGCCCTCGACAGCTTCGGCCTGCTCGGCGTGGCGCAGACCGGTCTGCAGGCCGGAGCGGCCATCGGCACGCTGGTGGTGCTGGCCGGCGTCGCCATGATCGTCTTCGGCCAGGGTGGCAGCGACAACCTCAAGGCCGACAAGTTGGGCTGGATCGCACTGGCGCTGATCGCCGGTGCGGTGCTCCCGGTCCAGGGTGCGGTCAATGCGCTGCTGCGACATGATCTTGGCGGCGCACCTTTCGCAGTGGGCGCCATCTCATTCTTCGTCGCGACGCTGGCGATGGCAGCGGTGATGCTGGTGGTGCTGGCCTTGCGCAAGACGCCGAGCCCCAACATCGGCGGCGTGCAGACCATGCCCTGGTGGGGCTGGCTCGGCGGCGTCGCGGGGGCAACCTACGTCACCACCGTGTTCACCGCGATCCCGGTCATCGGCGCAGCCGCCGCGGTCGGCTTCACCGTCGCCGGCCAGCAAGTCGCCAGCGTGTTCGTCGATCGCTATGGCTGGTTCCGCCTGCCGCAGCGGCCGGTGTCGGGCCTGCGCCTCGCAGGGGTGGTGCTGCTCCTCGCCGGCGTCGCCGTCATCAAGCTGGTCTGAACCGTCAGGTTTGTGGTGCGTCCTTCGAGGCTCGTCCGTGCGTATCTTCCAATGCCTTGCGGGCTCACACCTCAGGATGAGGACGGTTGTGCAATGGAGGCCACATTCTGAGGGGTTTCAGAACTTGGGTGGCGTTGCACAACCGTCCTCATCCTGAGGTGCGAGCCCGCACAAGCATTGGATGGATTGCACAACCATTGCGGGCGAGCCTCGAAGGACGCACCAAATCACCGCTAGTGTTCCGCCAGATAAAGACGGATCAGCCTGACCAGCTCGTCGCGGACCTGCGCCTCATGCAGCATGCCGCGGCGCGCCGCGTTGTGGATGACGCCATCGATGGCGTCCGACAGCACCAGGCCGACGACGGCCGGACCCCTGTCGTTGGGTCGGTAGGCCGCAGCAGCCTCGGTATAGAATGCGAGGTATTGCCGCTCGATCTGGCTGTTCTGGTCGCGATAGGCTTCAAGGCCCGGCGCCTCGTCCAGCAGCACCCGGTGCAGACCAGGATGGATGCTGTGGGCTTCGACGATGTTGGCCACCAGCGTCGCGGCGAAATCGGCGAGAGGCTGTCGCTGCGCCAGGGCTGTCCTCACGGCGGCAAGGCTGTCGTCCAGATGATGGCGGCGGATCGCCCCCACCAGCGAGACCTTGTCGGGAAAATACTGGTAGAGCGAGCCGACGCTGACGCCGGCCGCCTCGGCCACCCTGTTGGTGGTGAAACCCGGCCATCCCTGCTCGCTCAGAATGCGAGCCCCGGCCTCGACGATCGCATCGACCGTCGCCCGGGACCGCGCTTGTCGCGGCTCCTTGCGCATCAACGGCTGCCGCTTTGTTATGCGAGTAGACAATTTCGCACCCTCGCCAAAATATAGAGACATTACTCACATTTTCTCGGCAGGGACAGGTTCGGCAATGCGTGAAATGCTTCGCACCCTTTACGGCTACCAGGCCTGGGCAAACAACGAGCTGTTCGACAGGCTGGCGCTGCTCGACCAGCAGACGCAGGCGGCGGAACTGCATACCGCACTGCGCCTGGTCAGCCACCATCACGTGGTGGCCGAGATCTTCGCGGCGCATCTCAGCGGCGCCAGACAGCACCACACATCCGACAACACGCCGGAGACGCCGACGCTGGAGGCCCTGCGGGCGTCGGTATCGGCAACGGACGGATGGTACCAGCAATACGTCCTCGACGTGACGGACGGTCAGCTCGATGAAGCCGTCGCCTTCACCTTCACCGATGGCGACAAGGGCAGCATGACACGGCACGAAATGCTGCAGCACGTCGCCCTGCATTCGGCGATCCATCGCGGCGAGGTCAGCCGCATCCTGGTGCAGCTTTCGATCACGCCGCCCTGGGATACGCTCGCCGTCTACCTGCACCGGACGCAGCCGGCGCGGCGTGAGCAGGAACTGCGGCCGACCGGGTGAACCAGCCCTCCGCCGATCCAGTCCCTCCAGCGCTCAAGCCGGCATCGCGTCCTGCCAGCCGGTTTTCTCGAGAACAATCCTGGCCAGCTCGACAGGCGTCCGTCCGTCTGTCGGCACCACGATCAGGCCATCGGCATTCTCGCCGGCCATGCGCCTTGCCTGCCGCAGCGAGCGTTCGGCCTGCGCTTCCGCGCCCCGGCCGATCTCGCGCTGCGCCAGGCGCTCAAGCAGCACGGGCTCGCTCACGCCAAGCCGCACGAGGTGATCTCGGCGTCGGGAATGGCTGCCAGGATCCAGCGCCTGTCGAAGGCAAGATGCTGCATGACGCCCGACATGATCAGCCGCGTGTGGCCCAGGGCCCGGTATGTCGACCAGATAGCGGCAAGGTTGATGCTGCTGATGTCGACGGTGCCCGGCCACAGCCGGTCGAGCTCTTCCCGTGTCGGGCGCGGGAACACCCTGTCGAGCTCGTCGGTTTCGACAACCGCGTGCGCGATCTGCGCGGCGGCGAGCTCAACACTGAGTTCCCAGCAAAGCGTCGACTTGCCGACACCCGC
This genomic window contains:
- a CDS encoding DMT family transporter; this encodes METLFVPLSLFAGGLLAVQAGANAQLSKAIGSPFAATTLQLTVGTGLLLLIALFTGTLAALGALPQAEWWHLIGGTASAIYVVSTIVLFPRLGAVVSVGLFIAGQMLASLALDSFGLLGVAQTGLQAGAAIGTLVVLAGVAMIVFGQGGSDNLKADKLGWIALALIAGAVLPVQGAVNALLRHDLGGAPFAVGAISFFVATLAMAAVMLVVLALRKTPSPNIGGVQTMPWWGWLGGVAGATYVTTVFTAIPVIGAAAAVGFTVAGQQVASVFVDRYGWFRLPQRPVSGLRLAGVVLLLAGVAVIKLV
- a CDS encoding DinB family protein, coding for MREMLRTLYGYQAWANNELFDRLALLDQQTQAAELHTALRLVSHHHVVAEIFAAHLSGARQHHTSDNTPETPTLEALRASVSATDGWYQQYVLDVTDGQLDEAVAFTFTDGDKGSMTRHEMLQHVALHSAIHRGEVSRILVQLSITPPWDTLAVYLHRTQPARREQELRPTG
- a CDS encoding TetR/AcrR family transcriptional regulator; this translates as MRKEPRQARSRATVDAIVEAGARILSEQGWPGFTTNRVAEAAGVSVGSLYQYFPDKVSLVGAIRRHHLDDSLAAVRTALAQRQPLADFAATLVANIVEAHSIHPGLHRVLLDEAPGLEAYRDQNSQIERQYLAFYTEAAAAYRPNDRGPAVVGLVLSDAIDGVIHNAARRGMLHEAQVRDELVRLIRLYLAEH